The Sulfurimonas hydrogeniphila genome includes a window with the following:
- the murJ gene encoding murein biosynthesis integral membrane protein MurJ, which yields MFKAIFTNSFGILISRVLGFFRDLLTASALGANIYSDIFFIAFKLPNLFRRIFAEGAFSQVFIPAFTRSRHKALFSINILLVFTSVILILTLLVNLIPQLFTKAIATGFDADTIALAAPYVAINFWYLPLIFFVTFLSAMLQYKHHFATSAFATALLNLSLIAALYLSQDKSQSEIVYYLSYGVIIGGVLQLGVHLLAIYKLGLAKLLLGGVKYFGVKSKNINEDTKKFRTNFFPAVWGNSTAQVSAFLDTFLASFLVTGSISYLYYANRIFQLPLALFAIAVSVALFPRIARYLKNNDEAKALANLQKAFWFLAFLLTCSTLGGIILSHEIIWLLFQRGAFDAQDTQNTSAVLQMYMLGLLPFGIQKLFVLWLYAKEMQAKAAKIATVSLVAYITFALAFIGPFGVAGLALASTIGGYVSLFFTLKVFGIKNFFAILRSKNLIYLAVSSVVLIALLLYLKEILRAYI from the coding sequence ATGTTTAAAGCAATTTTCACCAACAGTTTTGGAATTCTCATCTCCCGTGTATTGGGATTTTTCAGAGACCTTTTAACCGCATCCGCACTTGGTGCAAACATATACAGCGATATATTTTTCATCGCCTTTAAACTCCCCAATCTTTTTCGCAGAATTTTTGCAGAAGGTGCTTTCAGTCAGGTTTTTATACCTGCGTTTACACGAAGCAGACACAAGGCGCTCTTTAGCATCAATATACTCCTTGTTTTCACTTCTGTCATACTTATACTCACCCTTCTTGTCAATCTCATACCGCAGCTTTTTACAAAAGCAATCGCCACAGGTTTTGATGCGGACACCATTGCCCTCGCCGCTCCCTATGTTGCCATCAATTTTTGGTACCTTCCGCTTATATTTTTTGTTACATTTTTGAGTGCTATGCTGCAGTACAAACACCATTTTGCAACCTCGGCATTTGCAACTGCCCTGCTCAATCTTTCACTCATTGCTGCTTTGTACCTCTCTCAGGACAAAAGCCAAAGTGAAATTGTTTACTATTTAAGTTACGGGGTCATTATTGGCGGAGTGTTGCAACTCGGCGTCCATCTGCTGGCCATATACAAACTCGGACTGGCAAAACTGCTTCTTGGCGGCGTGAAGTATTTTGGAGTCAAATCTAAAAATATAAATGAGGATACCAAAAAATTTCGCACAAATTTCTTTCCGGCGGTCTGGGGAAACTCTACCGCACAGGTTTCTGCTTTTTTGGACACTTTTTTAGCCTCGTTTTTAGTCACCGGTTCTATCTCCTATCTTTACTATGCCAACCGCATTTTTCAACTGCCTTTGGCACTTTTTGCCATTGCCGTATCTGTTGCGCTGTTTCCAAGAATCGCACGCTATTTAAAAAACAATGATGAAGCAAAAGCGCTTGCAAACCTGCAAAAGGCTTTCTGGTTTTTGGCATTTCTGCTTACATGCAGTACTCTTGGAGGCATCATCCTTTCTCATGAAATCATCTGGCTTTTGTTTCAAAGAGGTGCCTTTGACGCCCAGGATACCCAAAACACAAGTGCCGTACTGCAAATGTATATGCTCGGACTTTTACCTTTTGGCATACAAAAACTTTTTGTTCTCTGGCTCTATGCAAAAGAGATGCAGGCAAAAGCCGCAAAAATAGCGACTGTTTCTCTTGTCGCCTACATTACTTTTGCCTTGGCTTTTATTGGCCCTTTTGGCGTGGCAGGTTTGGCACTGGCAAGTACCATCGGCGGCTATGTGAGTCTCTTTTTTACCCTCAAAGTTTTTGGGATAAAAAACTTTTTTGCTATACTTCGTTCAAAAAATCTCATCTATCTGGCTGTAAGTTCTGTTGTACTTATCGCATTACTACTCTATTTAAAGGAAATTCTCCGTGCATATATTTGA
- the cysS gene encoding cysteine--tRNA ligase, whose amino-acid sequence MHIFDSVQKTKRKFIPLKEGKVTLYVCGPTVYDDAHLGHAKSALVFDLLTRVLEANGYEVIYARNITDIDDKIIKKAIEQKKEIQEITDFYTEAYHKEMEAIGVKKPTLEPKATQNLEAMVDLIQKLIDKGHAYTTPDGDVYFDTASDSEYLTLSHRSQNEEDKQERVASSSYKKNHADFALWKSVKDNSVTFSSPFGAGRPGWHLECSAMIEKHLAYKDTPFAIDIHGGGADLLFPHHENEAAQTRCATKHELANYWMHNGFVNIEGEKMSKSLGNSFFLKDALKEYDGEVLRFYLLSTHYRSNFNFNTQDLEASKKRLDKLYRLKKRLFGLSACNDETPFKKELLKSLNDDMNVSTALALIDEMISKANETLDTAGKHKLLKRETLANLAYIEEILGFGVQNPFEYFQFGIDDNTKEKINTLIEQRDSAKKEKDFALSDKIRDEILSLGVHLMDTPQGTFWEKV is encoded by the coding sequence GTGCATATATTTGATTCTGTACAAAAAACAAAACGAAAATTCATTCCGCTCAAAGAAGGAAAAGTCACACTCTATGTCTGTGGTCCTACCGTTTATGATGATGCCCACCTCGGACATGCAAAATCAGCGCTTGTGTTTGACTTGCTTACGCGTGTTTTGGAGGCAAACGGATATGAAGTCATCTATGCACGCAACATTACCGACATAGATGACAAAATCATCAAAAAAGCGATAGAGCAGAAAAAAGAGATACAGGAGATTACAGACTTTTATACAGAGGCATACCACAAAGAGATGGAAGCTATCGGTGTAAAAAAACCGACCCTGGAGCCAAAAGCAACACAAAACCTTGAAGCGATGGTTGATTTGATACAAAAGCTCATAGACAAAGGACATGCCTACACAACACCTGATGGCGATGTCTATTTTGATACGGCAAGCGACAGTGAGTATCTGACGCTTTCACACCGCAGCCAAAACGAAGAAGACAAGCAGGAGCGGGTCGCGAGTTCTAGCTACAAAAAAAATCATGCCGATTTTGCCCTGTGGAAAAGTGTCAAGGACAACAGTGTTACCTTTTCTTCTCCTTTTGGTGCAGGTCGTCCGGGCTGGCATCTGGAGTGTTCTGCCATGATAGAAAAGCATTTGGCCTACAAAGATACGCCTTTTGCCATAGACATCCACGGAGGCGGAGCTGACCTGCTTTTTCCCCACCATGAAAATGAAGCGGCACAGACACGGTGTGCCACAAAACATGAACTTGCCAACTACTGGATGCATAACGGATTTGTCAATATTGAAGGCGAAAAGATGAGCAAATCACTGGGCAACAGCTTTTTTCTCAAAGATGCCCTCAAAGAGTATGACGGCGAGGTATTGCGGTTTTACCTCTTAAGTACACATTACCGCAGTAATTTTAATTTTAACACGCAGGATCTGGAAGCTTCCAAAAAGCGTCTTGACAAACTCTACAGACTGAAAAAACGTCTTTTTGGTTTGTCTGCGTGTAATGATGAAACACCCTTTAAAAAAGAGCTTTTAAAATCTCTTAATGATGATATGAATGTCTCAACGGCTCTGGCCCTTATTGATGAGATGATAAGCAAAGCCAACGAAACACTCGACACTGCAGGAAAACACAAACTGCTCAAGCGTGAGACTCTGGCAAATTTGGCATACATAGAAGAAATTTTGGGCTTTGGTGTACAAAATCCTTTTGAGTATTTTCAGTTTGGCATAGATGACAATACAAAAGAGAAAATTAATACCCTCATAGAACAAAGAGACAGCGCAAAAAAAGAGAAAGATTTCGCGCTCTCGGACAAGATTCGAGATGAAATTCTTAGCCTTGGTGTTCATCTAATGGATACCCCGCAGGGAACTTTTTGGGAAAAAGTATAA
- a CDS encoding class I SAM-dependent methyltransferase yields MTLKELQQHLEKNALACNEEFKRLFHGRGGLYEEWRHLTVDSIDTILSIALYFEKKNETELLEMLKAFTCNTRYTTLVIQRRYLKDAPSEVITGEIPQDLHVTENGMQLKINLLSNKNSGYFPDMKNGRAFVRENAKGKHILNLFSYTCAFSVAAKLGGAKSIVNVDMSKGALKTGMANHALNNLDPKGVSFLSYNILKSFSSLKRKGPYDMIVIDPPSFQRGSFEATKDYEKLIKKLPQLASQNCILLACLNSPELESNFIIEMIEKFAPSFTFEKRLENLPEFASNDEEKSLKNLVFTRVAV; encoded by the coding sequence ATGACACTCAAAGAACTCCAACAGCATCTTGAGAAAAACGCCCTTGCATGTAATGAAGAGTTTAAACGCCTGTTTCATGGTCGTGGCGGACTTTACGAGGAGTGGAGGCATCTTACAGTAGACTCCATTGACACTATTTTGAGTATTGCTTTGTATTTTGAAAAAAAGAATGAGACAGAACTTTTAGAGATGCTCAAAGCCTTTACATGTAACACGCGATATACAACACTTGTAATACAAAGACGATATCTTAAAGATGCACCGAGTGAAGTGATTACAGGAGAAATTCCGCAGGATTTACATGTAACAGAAAACGGCATGCAACTCAAAATCAACCTTCTCTCCAACAAAAACAGCGGTTATTTTCCCGATATGAAGAACGGGCGTGCCTTTGTACGCGAAAATGCCAAAGGCAAACACATTTTAAATCTCTTTTCCTATACCTGTGCATTTAGTGTTGCGGCAAAGCTCGGAGGTGCAAAGAGTATTGTCAATGTCGATATGAGCAAAGGTGCCCTAAAAACAGGAATGGCAAACCATGCTTTAAACAATCTCGACCCAAAAGGTGTGAGCTTTCTCTCATACAACATACTCAAATCATTCTCTTCACTCAAAAGAAAAGGTCCTTACGATATGATTGTCATCGATCCGCCGAGCTTTCAAAGAGGCAGTTTTGAAGCGACAAAAGATTATGAAAAACTCATAAAAAAACTGCCGCAGCTTGCAAGCCAGAACTGCATACTTTTGGCATGTCTGAATTCTCCTGAGTTGGAAAGTAACTTCATTATAGAGATGATAGAAAAATTCGCACCGAGTTTTACATTTGAAAAACGACTGGAAAACCTGCCCGAATTTGCAAGTAATGACGAAGAAAAAAGTTTGAAAAATCTTGTTTTTACAAGAGTTGCTGTATAA
- a CDS encoding sensor domain-containing protein encodes MKKENQIKYELMRLMALDSYASSVSLLFIVTVVAALFWQETALKVPLAVWLLSLYTVLIIRSYYVRQFLHNKTNLQKAQTIFNFSTIFSALLTSAGFLFLFTTADHVHQTFIIIIISGTSAGAVITLSYFKKLSISYLFVLLLPLIYTLLTHKSNAFNALSYLIILFLIMLSIFSAKYNKNIVTTLISKYKILATKKALEVSKNNFESIFKELPIGVFTYSKDLVLTQVNKAFAKIIKVPQEKLFNLDMKTLKDKSIIEPLQKVFKNEKAVYEGIYHTTLTDLDLWIRLHAIPMYDAQGNIISGLGMVEDITTEVQNQKKLEYQAFYDSLTGLTNRASFRNYLEQFMKKIHRSKEYGALLFIDLDDFKNINDSIGHDVGDYVLQIFAQRIRKVLRAEDIFARLGGDEFVILLSQTDANLAKMHETALYLSEKIHTTLKEPIHKENETLYISLSIGIKILTPEELDTTTILKHADIAMYESKKGGKNKTSFYDSAMSRQIQEQLLLHNELKIAIQEKQFELYLQPIVETKTGKIVSAEALIRWNHPTKGLLFPDAFIEYAEQSSLIINIGSWVIENAFAMYKELEDTLENIAVNISLKQFSQDNFEELLLASAKKHNVHPRCIKLELTESVMLNNLEKTIDKMLHIKAHGFAFSMDDFGTGYSSLSYLKNLPFDYLKIDQSFVRDMLENENDKKLVKIIIDVAKQFDFSVIAEGVETVEHAHFIEENGCDYYQGYLISKPVPLAEFKKLL; translated from the coding sequence ATGAAAAAAGAGAACCAAATCAAATATGAACTGATGCGACTGATGGCATTGGATTCTTATGCCTCTTCTGTTTCATTGCTTTTTATAGTTACCGTAGTTGCCGCTCTTTTTTGGCAAGAGACAGCACTGAAGGTTCCGCTTGCTGTTTGGTTGCTCTCTCTTTATACTGTTCTTATAATCAGAAGCTACTATGTAAGACAGTTTTTACATAATAAAACAAACCTTCAAAAAGCACAGACAATTTTTAATTTTTCCACCATTTTTTCAGCTCTGCTCACCAGTGCAGGTTTTTTGTTTTTATTTACAACTGCTGACCATGTGCATCAGACATTTATTATAATTATTATTTCCGGAACTTCAGCCGGTGCTGTCATTACACTCTCTTATTTCAAAAAACTGAGTATCAGTTATTTGTTTGTCCTGCTGCTTCCGCTTATTTACACTCTTTTGACACATAAATCGAATGCTTTTAATGCACTAAGCTATCTTATCATTTTGTTTTTGATTATGCTCTCCATTTTTTCGGCAAAATACAATAAAAATATTGTAACAACATTAATAAGCAAATATAAAATTTTGGCGACCAAAAAAGCACTCGAAGTTTCAAAAAACAATTTTGAATCAATTTTCAAAGAACTTCCTATCGGTGTTTTCACCTACAGCAAAGACCTCGTACTGACCCAGGTGAACAAAGCATTTGCAAAAATTATAAAGGTTCCTCAGGAAAAACTTTTCAACCTTGACATGAAAACACTCAAAGACAAATCTATAATAGAACCCCTGCAAAAAGTTTTTAAAAATGAAAAAGCAGTTTATGAGGGTATTTACCATACAACACTCACTGACCTGGATCTGTGGATACGCCTCCATGCAATTCCCATGTATGATGCACAGGGCAATATCATTTCCGGACTGGGCATGGTAGAAGACATCACAACAGAGGTACAGAATCAAAAAAAACTGGAGTACCAGGCTTTTTATGATTCTCTGACCGGTTTAACCAACAGAGCCTCTTTTCGCAACTATTTAGAGCAGTTTATGAAAAAAATTCACCGCTCAAAAGAGTATGGTGCCCTGCTGTTCATTGATCTGGATGACTTTAAGAATATTAATGATTCTATCGGACATGATGTCGGTGATTATGTATTGCAGATATTTGCACAAAGAATCAGAAAAGTTCTCAGAGCAGAAGATATTTTTGCCAGACTCGGAGGGGATGAGTTTGTCATTCTCCTTTCGCAAACTGATGCAAATCTTGCAAAGATGCATGAAACAGCTCTGTACTTATCGGAAAAAATTCATACAACCCTCAAAGAACCGATACACAAAGAAAATGAAACACTCTATATATCACTCAGTATAGGCATAAAAATACTCACACCCGAAGAGCTTGATACTACCACTATACTCAAACATGCAGATATAGCCATGTATGAATCAAAAAAAGGAGGAAAAAACAAAACCTCTTTTTATGACAGCGCAATGAGCAGACAGATACAGGAGCAATTGCTTTTGCACAATGAACTCAAAATTGCCATACAGGAAAAACAGTTTGAACTCTACCTGCAGCCTATTGTAGAGACAAAGACAGGTAAAATTGTTTCTGCCGAAGCATTGATACGATGGAATCACCCGACAAAAGGGCTTCTGTTTCCAGATGCTTTTATAGAGTATGCAGAACAGTCCAGCCTTATCATCAACATAGGCAGTTGGGTGATAGAGAACGCTTTTGCAATGTATAAAGAACTCGAAGATACGCTTGAAAATATTGCTGTAAATATCAGCTTGAAACAGTTTTCCCAGGATAATTTTGAAGAACTTTTGCTTGCGAGTGCAAAAAAACACAATGTACATCCTCGCTGTATCAAACTTGAACTTACAGAATCTGTGATGCTAAACAATCTGGAAAAGACCATTGACAAAATGCTCCATATCAAAGCGCACGGATTTGCATTTTCCATGGATGATTTTGGCACAGGCTACTCTTCACTCTCCTATCTGAAAAATCTGCCGTTTGACTATCTCAAAATCGATCAAAGTTTTGTACGGGATATGCTTGAGAATGAAAATGACAAAAAGCTTGTCAAAATTATTATTGATGTGGCAAAACAGTTTGATTTTTCAGTAATAGCCGAAGGGGTAGAAACAGTCGAGCATGCTCACTTTATAGAGGAAAACGGATGTGACTACTATCAAGGCTATTTGATATCCAAACCTGTTCCTTTGGCAGAATTTAAAAAACTCCTCTAA
- a CDS encoding DUF4492 domain-containing protein gives MRIGKTLWILIAVKLFVMFAVIKWLFFPNILQENFKTDTQRSQYILQQLTKEK, from the coding sequence ATGAGAATAGGCAAAACCCTTTGGATTCTCATAGCTGTAAAACTATTTGTTATGTTTGCCGTTATAAAATGGCTGTTCTTCCCAAATATATTGCAGGAAAACTTCAAAACTGACACACAAAGAAGTCAATATATTTTGCAACAACTCACAAAGGAAAAATAA
- a CDS encoding cytochrome ubiquinol oxidase subunit I yields MEHTDVLVDWSRAQFALTALYHWLFVPLTLGLTFIVAIMETLYVKTGDEKWKQTTKYWMGLLAINFAIGLATGIIMEFEFGTNWSNYSWIVGDIFGAPLAIEGLMAFFMESTFFAVMFFGWDKVSKKMHLTSTWLVAIGSNLSALWILVANGWMQHPVGMKFNPDTARNEMLNFWEVFFNPNAVSKFLHTISSGYVLASLFVIGISAWYLLKKRDTQFARRSIIVASSFGLITSLFLLTTGDESAHQVALNQPMKLAAMEGLYDGEKRAGIVAFGVLDTAKEIGDDLNPFLFSFEIPGALSFLGYHDLNAFVPGIDNLMQGSEKYGIMSIPQKMQKGKTAVAALGAYKKFKKEGNLVEAEKALKTFEANQAYMGYGYLKKPQDAVPDVALSFYSFHTMVGLGTWFLVLFMVTLYYAMTNEMHNKKWLLYLAVATIPLGYIAQEAGWIVAEAGRQPWAIQDLLPVGMAASNIASTSVMITFWLFAVLFTALLIAEVKIMLKQIKIGPEGH; encoded by the coding sequence ATGGAACACACTGACGTGCTTGTTGACTGGTCACGGGCGCAATTTGCTCTTACAGCACTCTATCACTGGCTTTTCGTACCGCTTACACTTGGTTTGACATTTATCGTTGCCATTATGGAAACTCTTTATGTCAAAACCGGCGATGAAAAATGGAAACAGACAACAAAATACTGGATGGGACTTTTAGCCATTAACTTTGCCATAGGGCTGGCTACCGGTATTATTATGGAGTTTGAGTTTGGTACCAACTGGTCGAACTACTCCTGGATTGTCGGCGATATTTTCGGTGCACCGCTTGCCATTGAAGGGCTTATGGCATTTTTCATGGAATCGACATTCTTTGCCGTTATGTTTTTCGGCTGGGACAAAGTCAGCAAAAAAATGCACCTGACCTCCACATGGCTTGTTGCGATCGGTTCAAACCTCTCTGCACTGTGGATTTTGGTAGCAAACGGCTGGATGCAGCACCCTGTTGGTATGAAATTCAATCCCGATACGGCAAGAAACGAAATGTTGAATTTTTGGGAAGTATTTTTCAACCCGAATGCAGTCAGCAAGTTTTTGCATACAATAAGCAGCGGTTATGTACTTGCTTCACTTTTTGTTATAGGAATCAGTGCCTGGTATCTGCTTAAAAAACGCGATACACAGTTTGCACGACGCAGCATTATTGTAGCCTCAAGCTTCGGGCTTATTACCTCACTTTTTTTGTTAACCACAGGTGATGAATCAGCCCACCAGGTAGCCCTCAACCAGCCCATGAAACTTGCCGCTATGGAAGGTTTGTATGATGGAGAAAAACGCGCCGGAATTGTTGCCTTTGGTGTACTTGATACCGCAAAAGAGATAGGTGACGACTTAAATCCCTTTCTTTTCAGTTTTGAAATCCCGGGTGCGCTTTCTTTCCTTGGCTACCATGATTTGAATGCTTTTGTACCGGGTATAGACAACCTGATGCAGGGAAGCGAGAAATACGGCATTATGTCCATACCGCAAAAAATGCAAAAAGGGAAAACTGCCGTGGCCGCTTTAGGCGCCTATAAAAAGTTCAAAAAAGAAGGCAATCTCGTTGAGGCTGAAAAAGCACTCAAAACTTTTGAAGCAAATCAGGCTTATATGGGCTACGGTTATTTGAAAAAACCGCAGGATGCTGTCCCCGATGTTGCACTGAGCTTTTACAGTTTTCACACAATGGTAGGGCTTGGAACATGGTTTTTGGTTCTTTTTATGGTGACCCTTTATTATGCCATGACCAACGAAATGCACAACAAAAAGTGGCTGCTCTACCTCGCAGTGGCAACCATTCCGCTTGGATATATCGCACAGGAAGCCGGATGGATAGTAGCAGAAGCGGGACGTCAGCCCTGGGCTATTCAGGATCTGCTTCCGGTAGGCATGGCAGCTTCCAACATTGCCTCAACAAGCGTTATGATTACTTTTTGGCTCTTTGCAGTGCTTTTTACAGCACTCTTAATAGCCGAAGTAAAAATCATGTTAAAACAGATAAAAATCGGGCCGGAGGGACATTAA
- the cydB gene encoding cytochrome d ubiquinol oxidase subunit II — protein sequence MFDLLTLQQYWWFLISLLGALFVFMTFVQGGQTLLYTLAKTEDERNVLVNSLGRKWELTFTMLVMFGGALFAAMPLFYAVSFGGAYYVWMGILFCFIIQAVAYEYRKKPDNFYGERFYETLLYINGSLGIFLIGVAVATLFSGGNFIVNENNLSHWTMQSYGLEALLNPFNVAFGLMLVFLSRFQGALYFLNNVDVPTVTARIKKVVIVNFGMFLILFLYVLATILFMDGLRYDPDTLVVSVESMKFLHSFMDMPALAGLLLVGVLTLLYGVVIAVTKKAQKAIWFSGLGVILTVLVLFLILGLDASVFYPSLADIQSSLTIQNSSGSHYTLEVMSIVSVLVPVVLLYIIFVWRSMDKSQITIDEVKSDPHHY from the coding sequence ATGTTTGACTTACTCACTTTACAACAATACTGGTGGTTCTTAATCAGTCTTTTAGGAGCACTCTTTGTCTTTATGACCTTTGTACAGGGCGGACAGACACTGCTGTATACTCTGGCAAAAACAGAAGATGAAAGAAATGTTTTAGTCAACTCTTTAGGGAGAAAATGGGAACTTACTTTTACAATGCTTGTCATGTTCGGCGGTGCGCTTTTTGCCGCAATGCCGCTTTTTTATGCAGTAAGTTTCGGCGGTGCCTATTATGTCTGGATGGGCATTCTTTTTTGTTTTATTATTCAGGCTGTCGCGTATGAATACAGAAAAAAACCGGACAATTTTTACGGGGAACGTTTTTATGAGACCCTGCTCTACATCAACGGCTCCCTCGGGATATTTTTAATCGGTGTGGCAGTGGCGACACTCTTTAGCGGCGGTAATTTCATTGTCAATGAAAACAACCTCTCACACTGGACGATGCAGAGCTACGGGCTTGAAGCACTTTTAAACCCTTTTAATGTTGCCTTTGGATTGATGCTTGTTTTTCTTTCACGATTTCAGGGTGCTTTGTATTTTTTAAATAATGTCGATGTGCCGACTGTTACGGCAAGAATCAAAAAGGTTGTTATTGTAAACTTCGGGATGTTTCTGATCCTTTTTCTTTATGTTTTGGCAACAATATTGTTTATGGACGGTTTGCGTTATGATCCCGATACCCTTGTTGTCAGTGTTGAAAGTATGAAATTTTTACACAGCTTTATGGATATGCCGGCTTTAGCAGGTTTACTGCTTGTCGGTGTTCTCACATTATTATACGGAGTAGTTATCGCAGTAACGAAAAAAGCACAAAAAGCCATCTGGTTTAGCGGATTGGGCGTTATACTTACAGTGCTTGTATTGTTTTTGATTTTGGGACTGGACGCTTCGGTTTTTTACCCGTCACTTGCAGATATACAAAGTTCACTCACCATACAAAACAGTTCAGGAAGTCACTACACACTTGAAGTGATGAGTATTGTCTCTGTCCTTGTTCCGGTTGTCCTGCTTTATATTATATTTGTATGGCGTTCAATGGACAAATCACAAATCACAATAGATGAAGTCAAATCTGACCCGCATCATTACTAG
- a CDS encoding HD-GYP domain-containing protein, with translation MHIQEVFNAIYERHQYEYIVADMNMQCIEFSDKVIKYIDIEEASQMYVSIMKLIPELIGLEKELMQIGKGERANLELPLIYKNGDYVTISVQAGRKNKFEAIETIIILFEDVTDFVKMQQKSIQDRNDKELLVLELDKANRMLAKYNKHITELVEKEVEKNVRLTNDIIVTQREVIATMGAIGETRSKETGDHVLRVGEYAKALALIIGLSSEEAEELRMAAPMHDIGKVGIEDAILNKPGKLTEEEFEIMKQHSLLGYEMLSGSQQKLLQTAAIVAYEHHEKWDGSGYPRGLKGENIHIYGRIIAIVDVFDALGHDRVYKKAWPLDKILNYIESGKAKQFDPFLVENFLKNIQVFTDIQERYKNKEKGMLEHS, from the coding sequence ATGCATATACAAGAGGTCTTTAATGCTATTTATGAACGGCATCAGTATGAATATATAGTGGCAGATATGAATATGCAATGTATTGAATTCTCTGACAAAGTTATAAAATATATTGATATAGAAGAAGCTTCACAAATGTATGTCAGTATTATGAAACTTATTCCTGAATTGATTGGTTTAGAGAAAGAACTGATGCAAATAGGAAAAGGAGAAAGAGCAAATTTAGAACTACCATTGATTTACAAGAATGGTGATTATGTTACCATTAGTGTTCAAGCAGGAAGAAAAAACAAATTTGAAGCAATCGAAACAATTATTATTTTATTTGAAGATGTGACTGACTTTGTGAAGATGCAACAGAAATCTATTCAAGACAGAAACGATAAAGAGTTGCTTGTTTTGGAACTTGATAAAGCGAATAGAATGCTTGCAAAATACAATAAACATATAACAGAACTGGTTGAAAAAGAGGTTGAAAAAAATGTGCGTCTCACAAATGATATTATTGTAACACAACGTGAGGTTATTGCAACGATGGGAGCAATTGGTGAGACACGATCAAAGGAGACGGGTGATCATGTTTTACGAGTCGGTGAATATGCAAAAGCATTGGCATTAATAATTGGACTCTCTTCTGAAGAAGCAGAAGAACTAAGAATGGCAGCACCAATGCATGATATTGGAAAAGTAGGGATTGAAGATGCTATTTTAAACAAACCGGGAAAACTTACAGAAGAAGAGTTTGAAATTATGAAACAACACTCTTTACTGGGTTATGAAATGTTAAGCGGTTCTCAACAAAAACTCTTACAAACTGCAGCAATTGTTGCATATGAACATCATGAAAAATGGGATGGAAGCGGATATCCAAGAGGTCTAAAAGGCGAAAACATTCATATTTATGGGCGTATTATAGCAATAGTAGATGTTTTTGATGCATTGGGACATGACAGAGTGTATAAAAAAGCATGGCCACTTGATAAAATTTTGAATTATATTGAATCTGGTAAAGCAAAACAATTTGATCCATTTTTAGTGGAAAATTTTTTAAAAAATATACAAGTTTTTACAGATATTCAAGAGCGTTACAAAAACAAAGAAAAAGGTATGCTGGAACACTCCTAA
- a CDS encoding Rab family GTPase, translating to MITKKVVLIGDFATGKTSLIRRYVDNQFSDDYLTTIGVKISKKYVQVSEELELQLMIWDIEGRTDVKDTNPAYVLGAHGVIVVGDITRQSSIDNISLHLKLAQNLLKNVPAVVALNKADLLIENTQIKSTVSQLRDSLEKVEEIFETSAKDGRNVEELFLSLSKAILKQ from the coding sequence ATGATAACTAAAAAAGTAGTCTTAATCGGCGATTTTGCAACTGGAAAAACAAGTTTAATACGTCGTTATGTTGATAACCAGTTCAGTGATGATTACCTTACAACTATAGGTGTTAAAATATCTAAAAAATATGTACAAGTTTCAGAAGAATTAGAGTTACAGCTTATGATCTGGGATATTGAAGGGCGGACAGATGTAAAAGATACAAATCCTGCCTATGTCTTAGGAGCACATGGTGTGATTGTTGTGGGAGATATTACACGCCAATCAAGTATAGACAATATATCTTTGCATCTAAAGTTAGCACAAAATTTACTGAAAAATGTTCCTGCTGTTGTAGCCTTGAATAAGGCTGATTTGCTTATAGAAAATACTCAAATAAAAAGTACAGTTTCACAACTTCGCGACTCTCTTGAAAAAGTAGAAGAAATTTTTGAAACTTCTGCAAAAGATGGCAGGAATGTGGAAGAACTTTTTCTCTCACTGAGTAAAGCTATACTAAAACAATAG